A single region of the Oenococcus kitaharae DSM 17330 genome encodes:
- a CDS encoding APC family permease yields MGIFKRSFRRDSIAQFASADSHLKRVLDTKDLVALGIGTVIGTGIFILPGTEAAQHSGPAVAIGFLIAAIISGISGMAYSEFASAMPVAGSAYSYGSVVFGQVVGWFLGWSLILEYFLATSAVSVGFSSYLGGLLQTNHIKGFQAVLAGPFEGGIINLPAVLLLLVILGVQMIGLSTTRWVENVFVLIKLLILTLFIAVGIFFIKPGNYVPFYPKEFQTGLFGLGGIWASTSGIFFAFIGFDTLAAHTAEVKKPKTQMARGIIYTVLVAAVLYTLFAIILTGMVNYKNLNVSDPASFAFSYVKQGGLASVIGIGSMIGMFTGVLALVFASSRLIYSFGRDGLLPKFLGKITGKQHVPMNSLLIAGLIEILLAGLVPLSELASLINAGTLAAFVFVNFGILPLRHRADIANADGFRVPGYPIIPIIGGITSFFFITQLRSQTLLMFAIWTVIGLIIYYGYGLHHSKLQQTNA; encoded by the coding sequence TTGGGAATTTTTAAACGATCTTTTCGTCGTGATTCGATTGCACAGTTTGCAAGTGCAGATTCGCACTTAAAACGTGTTTTGGACACAAAAGATTTAGTCGCACTTGGAATTGGGACAGTTATCGGTACTGGTATTTTTATCTTGCCGGGAACTGAAGCAGCACAGCATTCCGGCCCGGCTGTGGCGATCGGCTTTTTGATTGCAGCCATCATTTCCGGTATTTCCGGCATGGCCTATTCAGAATTTGCCAGTGCAATGCCGGTCGCTGGTTCGGCCTACTCGTATGGGTCGGTTGTCTTTGGGCAGGTGGTTGGCTGGTTTTTAGGCTGGTCACTAATTTTGGAGTATTTCTTAGCGACTTCGGCCGTTTCTGTAGGATTTTCGTCCTACTTGGGCGGCTTGTTGCAAACAAATCATATTAAAGGTTTTCAAGCTGTGCTGGCTGGACCCTTTGAAGGCGGTATTATCAACCTGCCGGCCGTGCTGTTATTATTGGTGATCCTTGGGGTTCAGATGATCGGCCTGTCCACGACACGCTGGGTAGAAAATGTTTTCGTTTTGATCAAACTGCTCATTTTGACACTTTTCATTGCCGTGGGTATCTTCTTTATCAAACCGGGTAATTACGTGCCTTTCTATCCAAAAGAATTTCAGACCGGCCTCTTTGGACTTGGGGGCATCTGGGCCAGTACTTCGGGCATCTTCTTTGCTTTCATTGGTTTTGATACCCTGGCGGCACATACAGCTGAAGTTAAAAAACCAAAAACACAAATGGCACGTGGCATTATTTATACGGTCTTGGTTGCTGCGGTTCTCTATACTTTGTTTGCTATTATCTTAACCGGCATGGTTAATTATAAAAACTTGAATGTGAGTGATCCTGCGTCATTTGCCTTCAGTTATGTCAAACAGGGCGGCTTGGCTTCTGTGATTGGCATTGGTTCGATGATTGGCATGTTCACAGGTGTGTTGGCCTTGGTATTTGCTTCATCCCGTCTGATCTACTCATTCGGCCGGGACGGTTTATTACCGAAATTTCTTGGTAAAATCACCGGTAAGCAGCATGTCCCGATGAACTCCCTACTGATTGCTGGTTTGATCGAGATTCTCCTAGCTGGGTTGGTACCTCTTTCAGAATTAGCTTCTTTGATCAATGCTGGCACTTTAGCGGCCTTTGTCTTTGTCAACTTTGGTATCCTGCCGCTTCGACACCGAGCTGATATTGCTAATGCGGATGGTTTTCGAGTCCCTGGTTATCCGATTATTCCGATTATTGGCGGAATTACGAGTTTCTTTTTCATTACGCAGCTGAGGAGCCAGACCTTACTGATGTTTGCGATCTGGACGGTGATTGGCTTGATTATCTATTACGGCTATGGGCTTCATCATTCAAAATTACAGCAGACGAATGCTTGA
- a CDS encoding thioredoxin family protein, which produces MNFYEPEVNSDQVIEDKINEPGRQVMFLSADWCGDCKAIKPFVQSIRDHVSQTANWFDADRDANLEIAKAQGLRGIPSFVLFQDGKQLSHIGDGERLTPKQVLAWYDATL; this is translated from the coding sequence ATGAACTTTTATGAACCAGAAGTTAATAGCGATCAAGTAATTGAAGATAAGATAAATGAGCCGGGACGGCAGGTAATGTTTTTGTCAGCTGACTGGTGCGGCGACTGCAAAGCTATCAAACCCTTCGTCCAAAGCATCAGGGATCACGTCTCGCAGACTGCTAATTGGTTTGACGCCGATCGCGATGCCAATCTTGAGATTGCTAAAGCTCAAGGGCTTCGAGGTATTCCTTCCTTTGTTCTTTTCCAGGATGGCAAACAGCTTTCTCACATCGGAGATGGCGAGCGTTTGACGCCCAAACAAGTCTTAGCCTGGTATGACGCGACTCTTTAA
- a CDS encoding Ppx/GppA family phosphatase — protein MAKFAVIDLGSNSVRMTISQYEKDGQYEILGRFQEMVRLSAGMGKKRVLQPDAIDRTIQAVKNFKKEIDAYDEITVRAVATAAVRQASNQKEFLSKFQSALDQPLEVIPGLQEAHYDYLGIIETLPIENALILDTGGASSEMVMVRDGQEIHAVSLPAGSVNLTETYLEKDKVTAVSFFRAITALQRLFTDVAWLTEVRNFPIVAIGGSNRTMAKISRRKQEMIGLSIHGYHLPATEANQIFEEVLSKNAKERGEMPGLAKERADIIVGGMLPLIKLFQYIDSDQVIFSQSGLREGILFEEIQKITGHEVQDPKVDDDLVDTENEDI, from the coding sequence ATGGCAAAATTTGCAGTGATTGATTTGGGATCAAATTCTGTTCGTATGACAATCAGTCAATACGAGAAGGACGGCCAGTATGAGATTTTGGGTCGTTTTCAAGAAATGGTACGGCTATCGGCCGGCATGGGCAAAAAACGTGTTTTGCAGCCCGATGCGATCGACAGGACAATCCAGGCAGTGAAAAATTTCAAAAAAGAAATCGATGCCTACGATGAGATTACTGTGAGAGCAGTTGCTACTGCAGCTGTCCGGCAAGCCTCTAACCAAAAAGAGTTTTTAAGTAAATTTCAAAGTGCCTTGGATCAGCCATTGGAAGTCATTCCTGGCCTGCAAGAGGCGCATTATGACTATTTAGGCATCATTGAAACTTTGCCAATCGAGAATGCTTTGATCTTGGATACTGGCGGTGCTTCGTCGGAAATGGTCATGGTGAGGGATGGACAGGAGATACACGCTGTTTCCCTGCCGGCAGGATCCGTCAATTTGACGGAAACATATCTGGAAAAAGACAAAGTAACGGCTGTCTCATTTTTTAGAGCAATTACAGCTTTACAGCGTCTTTTTACGGATGTCGCTTGGTTGACAGAAGTGCGAAATTTCCCAATTGTGGCTATTGGCGGTTCTAATCGAACGATGGCTAAAATTTCCAGACGCAAGCAGGAAATGATTGGCTTATCGATTCACGGTTATCATTTGCCGGCTACTGAGGCAAATCAAATTTTTGAAGAGGTTTTGTCAAAAAATGCCAAAGAACGCGGTGAAATGCCGGGTCTAGCCAAAGAACGCGCCGATATTATCGTTGGCGGTATGCTGCCTTTGATTAAATTGTTTCAATACATTGATTCTGATCAAGTGATTTTTTCTCAATCTGGTTTGCGCGAGGGTATTCTTTTTGAAGAAATTCAGAAAATTACAGGGCATGAAGTGCAGGATCCTAAGGTTGATGATGATTTAGTCGACACGGAAAACGAAGATATATAA
- the ppk1 gene encoding polyphosphate kinase 1 produces the protein MAENEKNSKYLVNREISWLRFNDRVLAQARDIRHPLLERARFLSITQKNLDEWFMVRLASIHQMVQLHLITQDPTGLTPSAELDLISAAAGTQLKKQHSLYARSLIPMLAKSGVNVLAVADLQPAQYAWLQNYFEQEILPILTPMADDGTRPFPFLSNDSLNLGIRLAAGSKKKGKIDRYAFIQVPKNLQRVIQLPTGDGQTYVLIEDTIQEFISLLFNHYDIQEVSAFHILRDMELEIAEEDSPNLLKEVQTQLKKRERGQVIRLVAEKQMSRKLEKHLEKALPLNKRRVYRVSGPVDLAFLDTLIKQVQRPELMYTPFKSRLAGDLMGSRIFETIADHDVILQHPYDDYAPVVNFINRAADDTETMAIKMTLYRVSDQSPIIAALARAAANGKQVTALVEVKARFDEENNVHWAGELEKEGVHVIYGLPNLKVHAKMALVVRREFGKTTRYMHIGTGNYNEITARLYTDISLFTANEQLADDVTQIFNYLTGYSMPSELKLAYISPNGIAARLTDLIDQEAAHAAAGQSSGIWMKANSLNDTEIINHLVAAGQAGVPIHLLIRGIETLKPEIKSVTNKIKVHSIVGRFLEHSRIYRFANGQQPLTYIASADLMPRNLYRRVELMVPILDPACEAEVAEIFETMWADTVNMWKMKADGSYIKHSKRRRSVDSQQLFLDHKFVSDKFAEKFIGDQ, from the coding sequence ATGGCTGAAAACGAAAAAAATTCAAAGTATCTTGTCAATCGCGAAATTTCTTGGCTGCGTTTCAATGACCGCGTCTTAGCTCAAGCCAGAGACATCAGGCACCCGCTGCTGGAGCGGGCGCGTTTCTTGTCGATTACGCAAAAAAATCTTGACGAATGGTTTATGGTTCGACTGGCTTCGATCCATCAAATGGTGCAGCTGCATTTGATAACTCAGGATCCCACTGGTTTAACCCCATCTGCCGAACTGGATTTAATTTCCGCTGCTGCCGGAACACAACTAAAAAAACAGCATTCCCTTTATGCGCGTTCTTTGATTCCGATGCTGGCTAAAAGCGGCGTGAATGTCTTAGCAGTAGCTGATTTGCAGCCTGCTCAATATGCTTGGTTGCAAAATTATTTCGAGCAGGAGATTTTACCAATTCTAACGCCCATGGCTGATGATGGTACGCGGCCTTTTCCTTTTTTATCCAATGATAGTTTGAATTTAGGTATTCGACTAGCAGCTGGCAGCAAGAAGAAAGGCAAAATTGATCGTTATGCCTTTATTCAGGTTCCGAAAAACCTGCAGCGTGTCATTCAGCTGCCTACTGGGGATGGCCAGACATATGTTTTAATCGAAGATACTATTCAGGAATTTATTAGCCTTCTGTTCAATCATTATGATATTCAAGAGGTATCCGCTTTTCATATTCTGCGTGATATGGAGCTGGAAATTGCCGAGGAAGATTCACCCAATCTACTAAAAGAAGTTCAGACACAGCTGAAAAAGCGCGAGCGGGGTCAGGTAATTCGACTGGTTGCTGAAAAACAGATGTCGCGCAAACTGGAAAAACACCTCGAGAAGGCGCTTCCTCTGAATAAGAGACGTGTTTATCGTGTTTCAGGACCTGTGGATTTGGCTTTTTTGGATACTTTGATTAAACAGGTTCAGCGGCCCGAATTGATGTATACACCTTTTAAATCTCGCCTGGCAGGAGATTTGATGGGTTCACGTATTTTTGAAACAATTGCTGACCATGATGTGATTCTGCAGCATCCATATGATGACTACGCGCCTGTGGTCAACTTTATTAATCGGGCAGCTGATGATACCGAGACGATGGCGATTAAAATGACCCTTTATCGCGTGTCAGACCAGTCGCCAATCATCGCGGCTTTGGCACGAGCCGCTGCCAATGGCAAACAAGTGACAGCCTTGGTCGAAGTTAAGGCACGTTTTGATGAAGAAAACAATGTCCATTGGGCCGGAGAATTAGAAAAAGAAGGTGTTCATGTCATTTATGGTTTGCCGAATTTGAAAGTGCATGCCAAAATGGCTTTGGTCGTTAGAAGAGAATTTGGCAAAACGACACGCTATATGCACATCGGAACAGGAAATTATAACGAAATCACAGCCCGTCTTTATACTGATATCTCTTTGTTCACTGCAAACGAACAGTTGGCAGATGATGTGACCCAGATTTTTAATTATTTAACCGGTTATTCAATGCCAAGCGAACTTAAACTAGCTTATATTTCACCCAACGGTATTGCGGCGAGACTGACCGACTTGATTGATCAAGAAGCTGCTCATGCAGCGGCAGGCCAAAGTTCTGGTATCTGGATGAAAGCAAACTCATTAAATGATACCGAGATCATTAATCATTTAGTCGCTGCTGGTCAAGCGGGTGTTCCGATTCATCTGTTAATTAGAGGTATTGAGACCTTAAAACCTGAAATAAAATCAGTCACGAATAAGATTAAAGTTCACTCCATTGTCGGCCGCTTTTTAGAGCATTCGCGTATTTATCGTTTTGCTAACGGGCAGCAGCCATTGACTTACATTGCTAGTGCAGACCTGATGCCTCGAAATCTTTATCGGCGCGTAGAATTGATGGTTCCTATTCTCGACCCCGCCTGTGAAGCTGAGGTAGCGGAAATTTTTGAAACCATGTGGGCTGACACGGTCAACATGTGGAAAATGAAAGCTGATGGCAGTTATATCAAACATTCCAAACGTCGACGAAGTGTTGATAGCCAGCAGCTTTTTCTGGACCATAAATTCGTTTCAGATAAATTTGCTGAGAAATTTATTGGCGATCAATAA